Within Wyeomyia smithii strain HCP4-BCI-WySm-NY-G18 chromosome 2, ASM2978416v1, whole genome shotgun sequence, the genomic segment ATTAGTTACTTACAGAAGTTTCCGTATCAATTGATCTTTATTGACGGATCTTAAAATAATCTATAATCATTATGAAGTAGTATGCATCTTTTTTACGGAAGTCACCTAGAATAATTGTTGACGAATTTTATAGTTTCACTAAGTTGGCGGCAATAGTTTCTAAAGGCGGTAACaatatatattagaaaattataaCATAATATGATACATACAAATTCctcgcaaattttcaaaaacaccgAGCACTCGTTGACCTTCCAGGACCGAGACAACCGAGAGGATCGGGATCTAGAacgcgctagttttgtgcgaatcTGCATTCCGTAGAAACTCCTATTTGCAGCCGTCACTCATCGTTTGACTTTACGGCTcacatcgttgtcacatgttatGAGGATTCCAAGGTTTATGACTTTCTCAACTACTGCGAAGATTTCCTCATCTAGTTCTACCTCATCACCAACACCTCTAAAACTCCCACATTCTCTATCAGCTATCaatgcaaagccttggtgctacaatcgaccgtctgtttattatacacagacttcgcagccaactgttaaagtgtacgggacaattgcgaggcttgCACTATGattctactaacactaacagtctcccccGAATagaaactcgaacctacgacgactgttTTGTTATGCtagcatcgtatctcgagaccTGCTGGACCAGCTATCAGGTACTTTATTTTGGTGGAGTTGATAatgaaggcctcttccacagcgaCTGATATCTCATCCACTATTCGTACGCATGATGTTGATTCCTCCTGCGCTATCAAAATCAGTTTTGTCGGAAAAACATTTTCTAGTATTATTTTCTACAGTTCATTTCttttgactgaatcgtacgccgccttgaaatccacaaCCAGATGATAAGGAATACTCATTCACTTTCTGAAGACGGTCCTAAGCACGCGTCGTTTGAAAACGGCCAGTGCTTGCAATTCCAACTTTCGtgcccgtagagaactaccggttgTACAAGCGTCTCGCACATGGTACACTTGGTACGGAGGCGAAGGTCTAGTGGAGTCCGTACCGTAGTAGGCTACGATGCGCCTGTGGACCTCTCTGTTGCagtcagggatgccacatatacagatttttctgtatttaacagatttttcaactgaaacagcaatacagaatctgtattacagaattgcagaatattgccaaaaatacagattttacagattatttttgttataccgacgaactgaaatcaatttcaaaggtaGAATTCATTTAtacgattttcaaagttttgtaaaaatataaCAACATTAGGATTATGTTGGTATCGATGCGGAAGAAGTGGAATGTGACTTGAACGAAGCTCGAAAAtgaacgtttcgaaatatttgtcaggatttctattcaaagttcgtaaaacaaattgcaaagagaTGCGATTCCACCGATCCTGTTGTAAAAACGGCAGCTCTAGGTAATCTTGAATcgttcgtgaaattggaaaatttaaacgaTTTGATGCGTCAATTTCCCAAATTTGTAGCAGTAACTGACCGACACGGGCTATCTAACGAATTTCACAcgcttgaaaaaaactttttgaccggaagattcattgaaacaaatgacttaacTCTGCgttgtgagatttttttttaataaatccaCACTCTTCTGCTGACCAAGGAGAAGATACTAATattaaataaacgaaaacttaaaaacaaaaattagcaAAACCTGCATAAACATCACGTAGATAAAAATGAATTCGTTTAAATATATTCTGCAAGTAAAAATGTTTCCATCCAATATTctgagtttgctcgatacagattttttgacccGAGATgcagatatacagatattttcaaagaaaaatacagatttaaatgtggcaaccctggttgcagttgttgtctgacgttaccaatgatCCAAATTagtcaaccacctcgaacttatctccacatacataagacatacgtaacactcaaaaagaaatctttcaaaaaagttggtacaaaatgaactactcgaatggtaccatacTATGagtaaaatcactgtttgagtagtttatgaaggTGGTGTATCTGCGCAGTCCTACTATGGAAGAgctgcaaatatctgcgaattAATAAAAATCCGGCgttttacagacaaatctgcatatcTGGAATCCCTGCAATTACAGTCTCTATTGGCCCTGACaactgttgatattggtttggtttttgcttGCGAAAGTacaaaaaggaaatatttttgcttttgtttgcaCACatgaattgacaattgcatatgagaatccgcgtaggtgcgaacagccttaaaaaaactcttttacttgtgtcagggccaatattTACAGTCTAGTGGAGTGGATTCGGGAATCAATTTAAACTGTTATAACGAAAACCAATCGTGTAGAATCTCCATTGACTGGTTCCAGTTATAACAGTTTAAATTGGTTCCCGAATtcactccgccagactagtatTACGTATGTCCTATGTATGTGTTATTTCCGTCGACTAGtacgctactgcctatgcgaTTGGTCATCGAAGTATTCACCTCAAATCCAACCTTTTTTGCTTCATGTTTCTgcttggtgtactgttcagcaactGCCTGTAGTGTCCTTCCGACAAAGTTCACGTAGTCAGCGAAACAGATAAACTGGCTGGATttatcgtgccccgcatgttgaAGACCGCACGTTTCATAACACCTTccagcgcaatgttgaacaggaggcagGAAAGACCGTCATCTTGTTAAAGTGCCTTACATGTTTTAAACGGGCTTGATACCACAACCGGAATtttcacacagcactgtacatTACCCATCGTGACCTTGATCAGTTATGTTAGATTCGCAGGAAAACCATTTTCGTCCAGAACTTTCTATAGTATTGTCTATAGTATCGTAAGCGGTCTTAAAATCGATGAATTGGTTTTGGAACTTGATATTAgcgacacttttggaggattTGCGCAGCGTGAAGGAACAAACCTGCTCATAGCGGTGAGAGACGGCGAAAAATGATCTGTtagagcactttgtaggctgcgttgaaAATCGTGATCACTCGATAGTTCTCACATTCAACTTGCTGCCCTTCTTGTACATTGGGCATATTACTCCCTTCTTCCACTCCTttggtagctgttctgtatcccagatcctgactatcagctCGTGCAGACAGGAAGCCTACCTATCCAGGCTCAGTTTGATAAGATCCAGTGCGATGTCATCTTTTCCAAATGATTTGCTGTTTTTGAGCTGCTTGATAGCATCTTTAATTTCATTCATCGTgggcagcgaaggaaaaaaatcacctctagcgattgatgaatacatataaaacaagcctaggatgcgttgatatcgtcgtcagtatgcgaaaaacaaagtatcggtgctggtgcactctttttgctttcctctttacgatatatttctattcattagtgtacaccacaatacgtTGTTCTCAATGtgcaactcggtatatgaagttattcgtctctgttacagagagcgatcagaacttgctatatccttattcttttgactcatgaatatgattttttgtcagaaaaagaaagaaaatgacagtgtatgctctcctactctcgcttaaactcaaccgctgccgaagtagttccttcccccacacattccctctcaccgcaccacacctctgctgctgttcaggcgacataaTTTCCTCCTGTTGCTATTCTTTcttcccgtaactaccggcctatggagagacaaacgcaacgatcgaatcgcttctcagagctgatgtagtctagtcatgtgtttgttttctcccagaaacctatgcaccctatcatcattgcgttatgggttgagaggattcgagtttagtcccggcctgtacacttcgtgaagtgcacatatgatgaataaacgacgattgcatcatattcgtttcgtttccatcactgatcGTGGGGGCGGTATGTCTCCCTCACCCACTGTGCTGAAGGTGTCATTCCTCCCCCCGATCCTCTGCCTCTGAGTTGTTTATTTCTCACGTTTATCCGTCAAGATTCCTTCATTCTTATCCCGACACATTTTGAGCCATTTCCTCACATTCCAGCTCTTTCAGGCGGCGCTTTTTGTTCCGGAAAAGATGGGTCTGCTGTCTTCGTTTCTGTTTATATTGCATCACGTTTTGACGAGTCCTTTGCTGCAACATCCATGTTTTAGCTGGCAGTCTATTGTCAGGGCCGGAACCAAGTTTGACACTCTCTCCAGGTTGCCAAGCCATGGAATGTCTCTCTCGAAACTATTCTGGTATTAACCGTCAAAAGCTTCGTTACCGGTCTCAATCACAAGAGCATAATATCTGCAGTCGAGTCAATTTCCCTTTTTATAGATAGTGCAAATGGGGCCTTCTAACCAGTTGTTTGGCATTTATTTATCCGCACACATTCGTGAAATAATCCGGTGGATCGCGTTAGGCAGCTGTTCGCCTTCCGCTCTCAGAAGTTTGGCCGGAAAACAGTTCTTCACAGCAGCAGTAAGCACATGGCCGGTATAGAAAAGCTCCTGCTTCTGAAACTGTTGACTGTTCCAAAGACTGTTTTTCGCATAAATATTCTTTGCTTTGACAAGCACTTATTAATCGTACTCGCACTTTTTTATTGACCTGGTTTTTCTCGTCTGTCAATCTTTGGCAGTCGGCATCAAGCCAGCCcttagggatcattcaaataatacataacgctctagggggtggggggtattcagcggagcgttatattgcatgtggcaaacatgtaaaattgcgttacatgggggtgggtgggtattgaaaattgtcaaattccgcgttatgtaatatttgaatggttccttacGTTGccctctcgcagtcgtttctaTGACACCcagtatatttttttacaatcctatGTTTCTACCAATGTTCTTCTATCTTCTTCTCCTGTTGTCCTACTAGTTCTATACGAGATTCCAGCACGTTAAACTACTTTCATCCGACGGAATAATAGTCAGAGTCGATGTGCAATctccgaaaagacctaacatccaTAACGCCCGAGAAGTGTCGACCATCAATCGAGCCATGATCGGTTTGTGAGCAGAAATCTCAGGTGTGGTCCTGAATTTTGAAACATGGacagtggtgcttattacgggagttactgcacggtgaaatcagagtgaagtgaataaagttCTATTACGGGACcgaggggtaagacagtgagtaaatttgaggttttccgagtttttctgagaaaacctgaaaaataaagagcaaatctgagtaactctcgtgtctctgaattTCCATCCTTGATTTTTTTCCCACCGCAAATATACACATGAATGTCACTCGGTCCCaccgttcatatatatttcttgctctcaaggtaatcaaagatgtgaatcatctgagaatttcggagtaatattgagtaaattagagtaactCCCGAGTAAAAGAGTTACTCAGATAAAAGTGAGAAACTCtaagtttttctgagaaaacgagaaaaataaagagcaaatctgagtaactctcgtgtctctgaaaacccatccttaaaccttttccccccgcgaatataaatatgaatgttactcggtCTCACCGCTCATATATTTGTCTTATTCtcaaggtaatcgaagatgtgaatcatctggaaatttcggagtaatattgagtaaaatagagttactcccaagcataagagtaactcagattAAAGCTGTCTCGCCCCTCGAACGGGACTTAcgtgagtgagaaaaacgtcgcaaagcgacatctgccgtgaaatctgggttgtTATCAGTGTCATATTactgaagtgaaaacggaaaaagcgacgtttcgtgTGGATTTTTTTCACGagcattttgaacggtgaaatgattccaccaAGATGGGATaagcacatacataagacatacgtagcactaaggaagaaatcttccaaaaatttggtacaaaatgaactactcgaatggtaccacactctgaataaaatcactgtttgagttgttttttaaggcagtgtacctgcgcagccctgcatttgtctcgttcctactcgaaaaatgctgcattgattttgtaaataactttttgacagttccttatgggattttctttggggctcgataaagccgagaaaaagaaaattcattttgttcattatttgttgagcagttggacaggacgaggtacggagtactatggggcaacatgtaccagaaaaaaacgccagtgttacgtatgtcttatgtatgtgggatAAGTCTTGAAAATTGGTTATTGGTTATTTAAtgataaatattggatttatttttcagtaacgaaactAATCAGTATTCGATCCGTACCTTAAAGCGatcaaagtttcaactttttgaccgatgaaaaaaatgcacagttcatgaaattttcgacactaaaaaaaagtttttgatgccaaaagtcttagaaatgcagaaaacgTCAAGTTCTGATGTTATCTAAGAAACGGAAAAAATCGACGTTCCGGGACTTATTGGGTTGAGTCATAAGTCATTTCGGTTTTTCTATGATATTCAAAGGCAATATTTTTATAGAcagaaataattttattcagttATATGTAATGTCCATGTTTGTCGATGACCTTTTGCCTTCTCTCGCGTCGTGTAATGGCGGTTTACCTCGATTATTGCCTTTATTTTGTCGTCCTCAGCTACAACTGGTTTTCCTAaacgtaaatctcggttcaacctaactgaaatttcggcataaAATATTACTGAGCTCTCACTATCGAGATTACGGGTATTTTGTGCCGAAGCTTCAGTTAGGTAAGCCGAGGCTTACGAAaatatgtgacagctgtcataatttttttaaccgagctctcagtggtgccgttctcgtaCCGAGACCCAGCAATATATTTTAAGTGTGCACACTTTAGTGACCCccgattggccctgacacaagtaaaagagatttttaaggctgttcgcacttacgcgaattctcatatgcaattgtcaatttatgtgtgaaaacaaaagcaaaaatatttccctccttcactttcgcaagtaaaaaccaaaccaatatcaacagagtcgtcagggccaatttcAAGCACAAAAAAGAATTTAAATTATCCCGAAACTCAATAACTGTTTTTgtcgagcctttggcatccctataccgagtaacagtgaatgacaatgaactcatgtcctgggctcaaattaatttgtgcccgctgtcagcagtaagataaagatgtatgaaaagaagcggtgatatgctatctcgtttacacatatgtcagcccttgaaacatggcgtgatgccaaaggggtggtTTTTGTCTCAGTTCGCTGTCAAGGTTAGTTACGCCCTTTTGCTGGTTCATACTCAACTTCTATGCACGCGATGCACGCCCCATAAAACGTCAAAAGTCCAACGTTCACTGGCCGGCGAGTTCATAACTCTGGTTCACTCGGTTCACTACACTCTCGCACTTTTGTGTGCATGAAAACATTACCAGACGGTCGTGTTTTGTGCCTTGTGTGTGGTGCTAAAAGCTGGAGGAACCCGTCAAACGAAGATCAGTTTGTCAAGAGTGTGATTGTCGTGTTTGTCCATCGTCGTCGTCACCGATTCAATTCGGCTGAAACATTTTGCAGTTGAAAAATCCAGTAACATTACAATTTTAACACCGGAAAACAGCAGAATGAGCAGTGGAAAACATCTGGCAAAAGGTACGAATAATTAAAAATCAAGGCAAATTATTGATTTTCTTTTGTTCTGTGAACTGTACGAAAGATATGAGTGGAATGCTTCCAAGCAAATGAAGACAAATAAGAACAAACTCTTGAAGGTGAGGTCATCAATGTGAAATGGTGACGGATATAGCGATTACATATCGGTCTACTTgagattttttgttatgtttcacCAGTAGTGTTTGCTCATGTTTTCTGACGTACATAATGATGTAAGTTTTATGCCCAACAATTTAGTGTTGTCTGtgcattaatttttttcaaagcaattatatgttttaattgttttaattAACTAATTGACAAACAATTGCGAAGCAcaaacagaaaataaaatttgctatTTTCAGGATCCACCCCGCCCGTACTTGGCAACGATGGAAAGCTCCGGCTCTACTCGATGCGCTTCTGTCCATACGCCCAGCGGGTTCACCTGATTCTTGATGCCAAGAAAATTCCCTACCACACCATCTACATAAACTTGAGCGAAAAGCCCGAGTGGTACTTCGAAAAGAATCCCCTGGGTAAGGTGCCCGCTCTCGAAGTACCCGGCAAGAGCAATGTGACACTGTACGAGTCGCTGGTCGTGGCCGATTATATCGAGGAAGCCTACCCGGATAAACAGCGCAAACTCTATCCGGCAGACGCTTTCCAGAAGGCGCAGGATCGCATTCTGATCGAACGCTTCAACGGTTTAGTCATCTCGCCCTACTATCGGATCATGTTCTCTAGTGATGGCATTCCACCGGGAGCCATCACCGAGTTCGGCACTGGTTTGGATGTTTTCGAGAAGGAACTGAAAACTCGAGCAACTCCGTATTTCGGGGGTGATAAGCCTGGCATGCTGGACTACATGATTTGGCCGTGGTGCGAACGAGTTGATTTGCTGAAGTTTGTTTTAGGGGATAAGTACGAGCTGGATAAGGAACGGTTCGGCAAACTGGTATGTTTTACACCATGTCTAATTCGAAATTCAGTAGCGCAAGCTCATATCGCATTCCATGAAACGTTTTACGTAAGCAATTGAACTCGATGACGGTGCTAAAATCATTCAATTCCATGTTTTTTACTCCAATCGAAAATATaagattgataaaaaaaaattgataaaaattgataaagATTCAAGTTACAACATGTACGTTCTGCACCGACGTTAAGTAAAGACAGTAACCGGCTTCAGTGAGATGCTCTATCTCTgtcaggaaaaaaaatctacagaATGCACAAGTCACCTGTTACGCGAGTCGTTGTATGCCTTGTTAAGGCATGATTTTGCAAATCATGCGTTTCTAGAATTTATGTGgtacatttttaatatttttttcttttcaaagtcGATTGATATAATTGTATCTTCTCTGAATTTCTCTAATCTTTTAATGTTCTGGTAGATTTCTATCGTAATTCGTAATTGCAATAAACTTTGATCTAGAATTTTTTATGAAAGTATCAAAAACTTTTTATAAGTTCACGCGAATTTTGAAGTTTACGTGCTTTAGTGGTTCTTTTGTTACACACAATTTTGTTACACCGTTTGAGCGAGCAATTTTTGGTGTGTGCGAACCACACTTGTTGCTTCAGCCTGAAAAATTCTCTCGCATAAGTTGATATGAACCCCGCCCTCTAACTTTAACAATATATTCACCTTTCTATTTGCAGCTGCAATGGCGCGATTTAATGGAAAAGGATGAAGCCGTGAAAAAGTCCTTTCTCTCGACTGAAAGCCATACCAAATTTCTGCAGAGCCGCAAGGCGGGAGAGAATAACTACGACTGCGTATCGtaagcattaaaaaaaatatcagccTGGCTGGCTGCCGcttcagattgtaaaatttgtttcaaCGATGTAAACATTTTTGTAATCTTCATATTATGCACGCTTGTTCACGGTACTAACACTCTACCATCGAAGATGGAATTGCTGCGCTTTAAGAGTACTATTATCTAAAATTATCTTGTTCTATTAGTAAATAAAACGGGTTAAATTCATCTTTCGATTATTATTACCACAAAAATTAGCAGAACCGCATTTAATGTTGCTGAAGCTAAAGAAGAGTGTCACAATAGTTTTTATAGCAATTTACATCCCAAggaatcaatttgctggttgtgTTTCACTGACAATGTAATTCAATCGTCATATTCTATATGCAAGGACAGGCCAAATATCATAGAACATAACTCATAACTAAACATGTTCGGAGCAAATAATACTAACAAAATCATGGGTTTTAAACTTCAACAAGTCATTTTAACAGCCCACATCACAACTATTTGCAGCAACGCCAAGAAGTTTCGCATTGCGTAACACATAACACGGACTTCGGATTTGAATAATCGCGGACATCAGCAGCAGTCGATTGTACGAATAAATATATACTTAACTTTTACTTACGGAAAATGTCAGCAATAGTTAAACACTAGTtcgaaagaaaagaaaaatgtcCCTCTTTCTATCACCAGCCGCTACGCTATGGTTTACCCTTTTTCGATGATCAGAGGAATGGCTTTTCAAAAAGTGCTACAGGAAGCCTTAAGGATAGTTGAGAAAGAGACAGAGAATTGATTTCGTTTGGCTTTCGCTGAACGTCTGAATACTAAACTGCCCATTTTATGGTAGTTACACTGTACAAAAGGATAGTTGAGCAGATcgacttgaaataaaaaaatgtttcctctTTCGCTGCACAGTAATATTAGGTCTTACCTAAGATTAAAAACATCTAACATATACACTATCTAGCGGGTGGCGGCCATTTCCGTCCACGTCGTCGGTTTAGTCGTTGGAACTGTGACTGTCCGGGTCGCCCTGGGTCGGTGATTGACTGCTCTGTTGGTTGTGCAATGTTCGCATGTGTCGCAAAAGGTTGGACTTCACGTTGAATCCTTTATTGCAGATTTCGCAGTAAAACGGACGTTCGCCTAAAAATAGTTTGCTGTATTATAACTTGCTAGAAATTGGCGGAACTAGAGTTGGGAGGCGAAGATAATCTGGTGCAAGACCGCTTTatgcttagaaaaaaaaaacagatcgaATCTGTGTTTTTTccgtcctttgttttgtaaaaatttaaaatcccaCATTTGTAAAATATATAACACACAAACGTAACAAAACGCTGGCCTATTATAGTAtaatactgccgtgagatgcaTATCAGTCTCATCTGCGAAATCATCGAACGGAGATAACAGCGATAGAAGAACttaaatattcaatttaataaaATACGATCTGCttgaaatattgatgttcttttttttttgttcagacaGATGGATTTTAATATTTTGATACTTTTGTTTCGAAAAGAATCAATTCATAGAAATTACTACGGAATAAATtatggtgggactgatatgcgattgtTTTGCATTACAGCGTGTTGAATAATCACATATTAGTCCCCCATCTACATGACCACTGAGACCAAATCAGTTTGTTGTTGTTCACTGTTTTCtaacttgtttgtttttctgGAGGTGAATCACTTTGAAAGTGTGAAAATATTGTTCAATCTCGTGCAAAATATCCTCGTTAGATCTGATCCTTGCTTGTTATGCATATGTAGCTAGCTCCATTGAAGAATGTCTCGGTTTTGCTGTTGAGTAGTGCGTGGTACATCTGTTGTAGTCCTCCGTGTTTTTTGGGTTTGAGATTTTGGAAATAGGCACTTGGACAGTTTCTCTCCACTCTTTGGGAGCCTTATTATTTGTGAAGACATCGACGATTAGCTCTGTTAGCCTCTGCAAAAGCTGTTCCGACCCATACTTGATGAATTCGTTATGTGAGTAATCCTGCCCTGGAGCGCTGTTATTTCTTGTTGACTATATAATTGATTTGATTCTAATATTGGTTCTAAACCTGCTTCAAGGCTATCATCTTCGTGTATCGGTTAAATGATGTTTCTGATGTTGAAGTTTGCTATTTCTTTTAACAGGGTGGCGActcaattt encodes:
- the LOC129721056 gene encoding pyrimidodiazepine synthase-like isoform X1, with the translated sequence MSSGKHLAKGSTPPVLGNDGKLRLYSMRFCPYAQRVHLILDAKKIPYHTIYINLSEKPEWYFEKNPLGKVPALEVPGKSNVTLYESLVVADYIEEAYPDKQRKLYPADAFQKAQDRILIERFNGLVISPYYRIMFSSDGIPPGAITEFGTGLDVFEKELKTRATPYFGGDKPGMLDYMIWPWCERVDLLKFVLGDKYELDKERFGKLLQWRDLMEKDEAVKKSFLSTESHTKFLQSRKAGENNYDCVSNAKKFRIA
- the LOC129721056 gene encoding pyrimidodiazepine synthase-like isoform X2, which produces MRFCPYAQRVHLILDAKKIPYHTIYINLSEKPEWYFEKNPLGKVPALEVPGKSNVTLYESLVVADYIEEAYPDKQRKLYPADAFQKAQDRILIERFNGLVISPYYRIMFSSDGIPPGAITEFGTGLDVFEKELKTRATPYFGGDKPGMLDYMIWPWCERVDLLKFVLGDKYELDKERFGKLLQWRDLMEKDEAVKKSFLSTESHTKFLQSRKAGENNYDCVSNAKKFRIA